From Paraburkholderia sprentiae WSM5005:
TGGGCGTCTGGTACAACACCAACGCGTTTGCCGATCAGCGCTACGACAACATGGGGCTGTCGCTCGCGAATCCGGGCTCGACCGGCATTGCCGCCAATCACCGCGGCAACTACAGCTTCTACGCGGTCGCCGACCAGATGGTGTGGCGCCACGAGCCCGACGGGCCGCGCAGCCTCGGCGTGTTCGCGCGCGTGATGGGCGCGCCGGGCGATCGCAACCTCGTGAGCGTCGCGGCCAACCTCGGCGTGGTGCTGAAGGCGCCGTTCAAGGGGCGCGACAACGACAGCGCCGGGCTCGCGCTGACCTACATCAAGATCGGCAGTCACGTCAACGGACTCGATCAAGACTTCCTGGCATTCAACGGCAGCCCGTACGGCGTGCGCACCAGCGAAACCGCGCTCGAGGCGACCTACCAGTACCAGGTCAATCCGTGGTGGCAGGTGCAGGCCGACGCGCAATACACGTTCAACGCCGGCGCGGGCCAGAACCCGACCGACCCGACGCAGCCGCTGCGCAATACGTTCGTCGTCGGCGTACGGACCATCATCAACTTCTGAGGCCGGCCGGTGACGCGCGCGCTTGCGTCGACCGCCTATTCGCGGGCTTAGCAGGCTGCGGCAGGCATTCGCGGCTACCGCAACGACAAATCCTGCACCATCTGCTGCGCCAGATAATCGCAGGTCGGCCGATCCGATTTCGCGCTGCGCGCGACCACGATATCGAGCGGCGCTATTTTCGGCAGGCCTTGCGCGTCGCCGAGAATCGCGAGCCGCGGCGGCACGCTGCAACGCGTCAGCGCAATCACCGACAAACCCGCATCCACGGTCGCGACGAGCCCCATCAAACTCGCGCTGCTGAACGCCGCGCGATAACGGATGCGCGCGCCATCCAGCGCGGCCAACGTATGCTGACGCGCGACGCAGCCCGGCTCGTACAACCCGACCGGCAACGGCGACGCCTTCAACACCGGCGTATCGACCGACGCCCCCACCCACACCATCGGTTCGCTGCGTACGAATTCGCCGCGCAATCTGCGGTCGCGCGTCACGAATGCGAGGTCGATCTTGTTGTCGGCGAGCATCGGCGCGAGCGCCGTGCTCTGCGCGCAGACGATCTCGATTTCGACGCGCGGATACAGCGTCGCGAAACGCCGCAACACCGGCGACAGCAGCGACGACACGTAGTCGTCCGGCGCGCCCAGCACCACGCGCCCGGTCACCTCGGGCCGCACGATCGCCGACCACGCCTCCTCCTGCAACGCCAGCGCGCGCCGCGCATAGTCGAGCAGCGTATTGCCGGGCCGCGTCAGCGCGAGGTTGCGCGTGTTGCGTGCGAACAGCGTCGTGCCGAGCATCGTTTCGAGCCGCTTGATCTGCATGCTGACCGCCGCCTGCGAGCGATGCACGCTCGCCGCCGCCTTCGTGAAGCTGCCCGCCTCCGCGACCGCGACGAAGCTGCGCAACAGATCGACGTCGAATTCAGGATTCACCACTTATCAACCAGGCTTATGGAATTGCTCAATTTAATTCGTTTGTGATGAGCCCGCAAGCGGCGCAATACTCGCTCGCATCATCTTATGGAGTCGTTTCGCATGTCCCTCACCTCACGCCAGCAAGGCGCGATCACGCTGGCAAGCGGCGGGCTGCTGATGGGCACGATCGGCGTCTTCGTCGAGGAGGCGCGGCTCGACGCGCTGACGCTCGTGTTTTTCCGCTGCCTGTTCGGCTTTCTGTCGCTCGCCGCGTATTGCGCGTGGAAGGGCTTGTTCGCGCGCGCGCAGTTCACGCGCCGCACGGTCGTGCTCGCGCTGATCTCCGGCGTTCTGATGGTCACGCAGTGGGTCGGCTTTTTCGACGCGATTCATCGCACCAGCATCGCGGTCGCGACCGTCGTGTTTCATGTCCAGCCGTTCTGGGTCGTGCTGATCGGCGCGGCGCTGTTCAACGAGCGGCTCGGCGCGGACCGGCTCGGCTGGATCGCGACGGCGTTCGTCGGGCTGGTGCTCGCGTCGGGCGTGGTCGCGGCCGGCAATCTGCAAGGCCACGCCAGCTATCTGATCGGCTTGAGCGAAGCGCTGCTCGGCTCGCTGCTGTATGCGAGCGTCACGCTGATCGCGAAGAGCCTCGGCGAATTGCGTCCGCATCTGCTGACGCTCACGCAATGCGCGGTCGGCGCGATTTGCCTGCCGCTGATTGCGCCACTGGTCGCGCCTTTGACGCTCACGCATATCGGTCCGATGCAGTGGTTCTGGCTGATCGGCATGGGTGTGCTGCACACGGGATTGTCGTATGTGCTGATTTACGGCGCACTGCCCAAGCTCAGCACCTCCGTCATCGCGGTGCTGCTGTTCGTTTATCCGCTAACCGCCATCGTCGTGGATGCGCTCGTGTACGGCCGCGCGCTGTCGCTGTCGCAACTCGCGGGTATGGCGCTGATCGTCGCCGCGAGTCTCGGCGTCAATCTGGGCTGGCCGTTGCTCACGCTGCTGCATCCGGGCGGGCGGGCGCGCAGTCACGCGAAGTAAAAGCGCGCCGCGCCCACCGGGGTTTAAATGCGCTCCTTCACTGCGGCAAAGTCTCGCCGCGCGTCTCCGGCGCGAACGGAATCACGAACAGGCCGACGATGAACACGAGCGCGGTCAATGCGACCGGCACGCCCAGCGTGTGCATGTGCAGCACCGCCGCGCCGAGCAGAAAGTTGACGCCCGCGCCGACGAATCGCCCAAACGACGTGCAAAACGCAAACGCGGTCGCGCGCACGCGGGTTTCGAACTGCTCGGGCAGCCACAGGCTGAACAACGCAAAGTTGCCGCCGAAAAAGCCGAGCACGAACAGCCACGCGATGAACGGCGCAAGCCCATTCGGTAGATAGAACGCCCAGCCGAAGCTCGCCGCGATCGACACCGCCATCCCCGCGAAGTACACCGCGAGCGTCAACTTGCGGCCGATGCGCTCGGCCATTGGAGGCAGCGCGAGACAACCGAGGATCGTGCCGATCGACAGCAGGCCGGTTGCGAGCGACGCAGTGCGAATCGAATCGCCCTTGGACATGCCCGCGCGCGCCGCGAGCTGGATCACCGCGGACGGTTCATAGACAGCACCCGCCCACAGTCCGATGATCGCGATCGTCAGCAGAATGCACGCGACCCACGTCCGACGCCGGTACGCCGGTCCGAGTATCTCGCGCAGCGGCTTCGCGCGCACCGTCTTTGCGTCGGCCTTCTGCCACTTCTCCGGCTCCTTCACGCGCAGCAGAATCAGAATCGCGACGACGACCGGCACCGCGC
This genomic window contains:
- a CDS encoding LysR family transcriptional regulator, yielding MNPEFDVDLLRSFVAVAEAGSFTKAAASVHRSQAAVSMQIKRLETMLGTTLFARNTRNLALTRPGNTLLDYARRALALQEEAWSAIVRPEVTGRVVLGAPDDYVSSLLSPVLRRFATLYPRVEIEIVCAQSTALAPMLADNKIDLAFVTRDRRLRGEFVRSEPMVWVGASVDTPVLKASPLPVGLYEPGCVARQHTLAALDGARIRYRAAFSSASLMGLVATVDAGLSVIALTRCSVPPRLAILGDAQGLPKIAPLDIVVARSAKSDRPTCDYLAQQMVQDLSLR
- a CDS encoding DMT family transporter gives rise to the protein MSLTSRQQGAITLASGGLLMGTIGVFVEEARLDALTLVFFRCLFGFLSLAAYCAWKGLFARAQFTRRTVVLALISGVLMVTQWVGFFDAIHRTSIAVATVVFHVQPFWVVLIGAALFNERLGADRLGWIATAFVGLVLASGVVAAGNLQGHASYLIGLSEALLGSLLYASVTLIAKSLGELRPHLLTLTQCAVGAICLPLIAPLVAPLTLTHIGPMQWFWLIGMGVLHTGLSYVLIYGALPKLSTSVIAVLLFVYPLTAIVVDALVYGRALSLSQLAGMALIVAASLGVNLGWPLLTLLHPGGRARSHAK
- a CDS encoding MFS transporter, with translation MNTVTDRRAVARQRTPLNRSQIAGFWGAWAGWTLDGMDSFIYALVLTPALTELLPRSGFAATPSNVGLAGSILFALFLVGWGLSFIWGPLADRFGRTKVLAATIFTFAIFTGLAATSTNVWQLGIYRFIAGVGIGGEWALAGTYVAEAWPEDRRKMGAGYLQTGYYAGFFLAAALNYTVGVHFGWRAMFLTGAVPVVVAILILLRVKEPEKWQKADAKTVRAKPLREILGPAYRRRTWVACILLTIAIIGLWAGAVYEPSAVIQLAARAGMSKGDSIRTASLATGLLSIGTILGCLALPPMAERIGRKLTLAVYFAGMAVSIAASFGWAFYLPNGLAPFIAWLFVLGFFGGNFALFSLWLPEQFETRVRATAFAFCTSFGRFVGAGVNFLLGAAVLHMHTLGVPVALTALVFIVGLFVIPFAPETRGETLPQ